The Neochlamydia sp. S13 genome has a segment encoding these proteins:
- the leuS gene encoding leucine--tRNA ligase: MKYDHKKIEAKWQKFWSDNKIFKAEIDPSKPKYYILDMFPYPSGAGLHVGHLIGYTATDILARYKRQKGFNVLHPMGWDSFGLPAEQYAIRTGTHPAETTKNNVLNFKRQLSRVGYSYDWDREISTSDPSYFKWTQWIFTLLYKRGLAYEAEMMVNYCPVLGTVLANEEIENGFSKEGGHPVERRPLRQWILKITAYAERLIKDLELVDWPESLKKLQINWIGKSEGASISFPIKNSDCCLEVYTTRPDTLFGVTYLVLAPEHPLVAQITSKTQHAYIAEYQKTAASKTDLERTDLNKNKSGVFTGAYAINPANGKDIPLWISDYVIPGYGTGAIMSVPAHDERDFEFAKKFDLPLVYVYNGHPEDSMVYQAVTEESVCIQSENEEISLNGLKQAEATKKIIEWLERKGIGKSTVTYKLRDWLFSRQRYWGEPFPILHFEDGTKRVLEIDELPLMLPAVSNYKPLGDGQSPLGKVEEWINIFDSRTGKKARRETNTMPNWAGSCWYYLRFCDPHNDQQAWSQEAEKYWGPVDMYVGGVEHAVLHLLYARFWHKVLFDCGYVSFCEPFKTLRNQGLMVARSYQDSLGAYVSPEEVIEREGHYFHRQSGEELKSQIDKMSKSKLNGVSPDEVIEEYGTDALRLYEMFLGPLDKEKVWSSEAVSGCRRFLVRFYEMATSDKLTYEDSEEAFKLGHRLIYGVEKDIEALQFNTAIAKMMEFINDFTKLPLYPRSVVKMATQALMPFAPHLAEEIWELLDCKEALSFAAFPQIDENFLVDSHVTYIVQINGKLRARLTLPIDLSQEAILNAAEKNPLVTKHLEGQMVKKVIFVPNKLLNIVIG, from the coding sequence ATGAAATATGATCATAAAAAAATTGAAGCAAAATGGCAAAAATTTTGGTCTGATAATAAAATTTTTAAAGCAGAAATTGATCCCTCAAAGCCTAAGTATTATATTTTGGACATGTTTCCTTACCCCTCGGGAGCAGGTTTACATGTAGGACATCTTATAGGATACACAGCTACAGATATTTTGGCACGTTATAAAAGGCAAAAGGGATTTAATGTATTACATCCTATGGGGTGGGATAGTTTTGGATTGCCTGCAGAACAATATGCTATCCGTACTGGCACACATCCAGCCGAAACCACAAAAAATAATGTGCTTAATTTTAAGCGTCAGCTTTCACGTGTAGGTTATTCCTACGATTGGGATCGGGAGATTTCTACTAGCGATCCTTCTTATTTCAAATGGACGCAATGGATTTTCACACTTTTATATAAAAGAGGATTAGCTTACGAAGCAGAAATGATGGTGAACTATTGCCCTGTCTTAGGAACAGTGTTAGCCAATGAAGAGATTGAAAATGGTTTTAGCAAGGAAGGGGGACATCCTGTTGAACGCAGGCCTTTACGCCAATGGATACTAAAAATCACTGCCTATGCTGAGCGCTTAATTAAAGACTTAGAATTAGTAGATTGGCCAGAAAGTTTAAAAAAATTACAAATTAATTGGATTGGAAAAAGTGAGGGAGCTTCTATAAGCTTTCCGATAAAAAATAGCGATTGTTGCCTAGAAGTTTATACTACTCGTCCTGATACACTTTTTGGTGTAACTTATCTGGTTTTAGCTCCTGAGCATCCTTTAGTTGCACAGATTACTTCAAAAACCCAACACGCTTACATAGCAGAGTATCAAAAAACAGCGGCTTCTAAAACAGATTTGGAAAGAACAGATCTAAATAAGAATAAAAGTGGCGTTTTTACAGGCGCTTATGCCATTAACCCTGCCAATGGCAAAGACATTCCCCTCTGGATTTCGGATTATGTGATCCCGGGATATGGTACCGGCGCTATTATGTCTGTTCCTGCCCATGACGAGCGCGATTTTGAGTTTGCTAAAAAATTTGATCTTCCACTGGTATATGTCTACAACGGTCATCCAGAAGATTCGATGGTCTATCAAGCTGTAACGGAGGAGAGCGTATGTATCCAGAGTGAAAATGAGGAAATTTCCTTAAATGGGTTAAAGCAAGCTGAGGCCACAAAAAAGATCATTGAGTGGCTAGAAAGAAAAGGGATAGGTAAAAGTACGGTTACTTATAAATTGCGCGATTGGTTATTTTCGCGCCAAAGGTACTGGGGGGAACCTTTCCCTATTTTGCATTTTGAAGACGGTACGAAACGCGTTCTTGAAATAGACGAACTTCCTTTAATGTTGCCAGCCGTGTCTAACTATAAACCCTTAGGCGATGGCCAAAGCCCCTTGGGTAAAGTAGAAGAGTGGATAAATATCTTTGATAGTAGAACGGGTAAGAAGGCTCGACGAGAGACAAATACGATGCCTAATTGGGCAGGATCTTGCTGGTATTATCTGCGATTTTGTGATCCTCATAATGATCAACAAGCCTGGAGCCAAGAAGCAGAAAAATATTGGGGCCCTGTGGATATGTATGTGGGAGGAGTAGAGCATGCTGTCTTGCATCTTTTGTATGCTCGCTTTTGGCACAAAGTGCTTTTCGATTGCGGATATGTCAGCTTTTGTGAACCTTTTAAGACTTTACGCAATCAAGGTTTAATGGTAGCACGTTCCTACCAAGATAGCTTAGGAGCCTATGTGTCACCTGAAGAGGTGATTGAAAGAGAAGGCCATTACTTTCATCGGCAATCAGGAGAAGAGCTTAAAAGCCAGATTGATAAGATGTCTAAATCTAAGCTTAATGGTGTCTCGCCTGATGAAGTGATTGAAGAATATGGTACCGATGCGTTGCGGTTATACGAAATGTTTTTAGGGCCCTTAGATAAAGAGAAAGTATGGAGTTCAGAAGCGGTGAGTGGTTGCCGACGTTTTCTTGTTCGTTTCTATGAAATGGCTACCTCAGATAAGCTAACGTACGAAGATTCTGAAGAAGCTTTTAAATTAGGCCATCGCCTAATTTATGGAGTAGAAAAAGATATTGAAGCTTTGCAATTCAATACCGCTATTGCTAAAATGATGGAATTTATAAATGACTTTACAAAACTGCCTTTATATCCTCGTTCAGTCGTTAAGATGGCTACACAAGCTTTAATGCCTTTTGCTCCCCATCTTGCCGAGGAAATTTGGGAGTTACTAGATTGTAAGGAAGCATTATCCTTTGCCGCATTTCCCCAAATTGATGAAAATTTTTTAGTCGATTCGCATGTTACTTACATCGTCCAGATCAACGGTAAGCTTAGGGCTAGATTAACGTTACCTATTGATTTATCCCAAGAAGCCATCCTTAACGCCGCAGAAAAAAACCCTTTGGTTACTAAACATTTAGAAGGCCAAATGGTAAAAAAAGTTATTTTTGTGCCTAATAAATTATTAAACATTGTGATAGGTTGA
- the rnr gene encoding ribonuclease R — MRKNNKKSKKKELGSIQKSKEDRLYENLLKVTQEFMGGKGYLAMSESELFERLHLPEQYREIFGRVLTHLHQSGLASLEHKRYALKSSSAEIVKGILSVHPRGFGFLKVENPSIYSEDIFIPKHSIQNAVEGDIVEVCVEPPPFKEKGPEGKVVAILERARTHVAGIIRKVDRYGEILAYVPLLGLSQRVIVEPSKERKLQEGDRIVMQVTDWGSKDTETCCKYSHYLGHISDPSCDVKAAIEEFGLHSNFSEQAIDEAERIGTRVATKDLLGREDFREIECFTIDPDTAKDFDDAIHLSKDQQGHYHLGVHIADVSYYVTPGTALDKEAAMRCNSTYFPGTCLPMLPSVLSDNLCSLKPQVNRLTVSVLITFDRSGNEIDYRITRSVIKSKKRFTYKEAKQILEGKKLSPHAPTLHLMVELCNLLKKKRFERGSIEFALPELIILVDEKGVPQGTDYITYDITHQLVEEFMLKANETVARHLTSLGKNLTYRVHDEPAEESMKEFAALARAFGYNLSDTPSNAEIQKLFEEAMHSSYGQYLATSYIRRMRLAIYSPDNIGHFGLGLTHYCHFTSPIRRYIDLVIHRSLFQEEETYEALEIVANNCSEKERQSARAEASVKTLKKLRLLYSRQQREPYKQYEAVVTRVKSFGIIFEVLDVMLESSLHVSELNGDYYVYDEGNLALKGRHTHQTFVAGDKITIMLKKVDFITLESSWTLVPEAKSNPLKSKKMMKPLPSRPVSKPRLKDFLYTASKRKSSKISPGKKKLRK, encoded by the coding sequence ATGCGAAAGAACAACAAAAAGTCAAAAAAAAAGGAGCTCGGCTCCATCCAAAAAAGTAAAGAAGATCGCCTGTATGAAAATTTGCTGAAAGTTACCCAAGAATTTATGGGTGGTAAAGGGTACTTAGCGATGAGTGAATCCGAGCTTTTTGAACGCTTGCACCTGCCCGAGCAGTACCGCGAAATTTTCGGTAGAGTCCTCACTCATTTACATCAGTCAGGCTTAGCTAGCCTGGAGCATAAGCGTTATGCTTTGAAAAGCTCGTCAGCCGAAATTGTTAAAGGCATTTTAAGTGTCCATCCAAGAGGATTTGGATTTCTAAAAGTTGAAAATCCCTCTATTTATTCAGAGGACATTTTTATTCCCAAGCATTCAATTCAAAATGCGGTAGAGGGGGATATAGTTGAAGTGTGTGTGGAGCCTCCCCCTTTTAAAGAAAAGGGACCGGAAGGTAAAGTAGTGGCCATTCTAGAACGAGCACGCACTCATGTAGCCGGGATAATAAGAAAAGTAGATCGCTATGGCGAAATTCTAGCCTATGTTCCTTTGCTGGGCCTTTCTCAAAGGGTGATTGTTGAGCCTTCAAAAGAAAGGAAACTTCAAGAAGGCGACAGAATAGTTATGCAGGTCACAGATTGGGGCAGTAAAGATACAGAAACATGCTGTAAATATTCTCACTACCTCGGGCATATCTCCGATCCTTCCTGTGACGTTAAAGCAGCAATCGAAGAATTTGGCTTACATTCTAATTTTTCTGAGCAAGCTATTGACGAGGCTGAAAGGATAGGGACACGAGTGGCCACAAAAGATCTTCTAGGAAGAGAGGATTTTCGTGAGATTGAATGCTTTACCATTGACCCGGATACAGCTAAAGATTTTGACGATGCCATCCATCTTTCCAAAGATCAACAAGGGCATTATCATCTAGGAGTGCATATTGCAGATGTATCTTATTACGTAACGCCTGGGACCGCTTTAGATAAAGAGGCTGCTATGCGTTGCAACTCTACTTATTTTCCTGGAACCTGCCTTCCTATGCTTCCCTCTGTTTTATCTGATAATTTATGCAGCCTTAAGCCTCAAGTAAACAGGCTTACCGTTTCTGTTTTAATTACTTTTGATCGTAGTGGAAACGAAATCGATTATCGTATTACCCGGAGTGTGATCAAAAGCAAGAAACGTTTTACCTACAAAGAAGCTAAGCAAATTTTAGAAGGTAAAAAGCTCTCTCCTCATGCTCCTACTCTCCATCTTATGGTAGAATTATGCAACTTATTGAAGAAAAAACGCTTTGAAAGAGGAAGTATTGAGTTTGCTTTGCCTGAACTGATCATTTTAGTGGATGAAAAAGGGGTTCCTCAGGGTACAGATTATATTACCTACGATATCACTCATCAATTGGTTGAAGAGTTTATGCTGAAAGCCAATGAAACAGTTGCCAGGCATTTGACCTCGCTAGGTAAAAATCTGACCTATCGTGTTCACGATGAGCCTGCTGAAGAAAGCATGAAAGAATTTGCCGCGTTAGCAAGAGCTTTTGGCTATAATTTATCGGATACGCCTAGCAATGCAGAAATTCAAAAACTTTTTGAAGAAGCTATGCATTCTTCCTATGGACAATATCTGGCTACCAGTTATATACGTCGCATGCGTTTAGCTATTTATTCGCCTGACAATATAGGTCACTTTGGTTTAGGCCTAACCCATTATTGTCATTTTACAAGCCCTATACGCCGTTATATTGACCTAGTAATTCATCGCTCGCTTTTCCAAGAAGAAGAAACCTATGAAGCTTTAGAAATAGTAGCCAATAATTGCTCAGAAAAAGAAAGGCAAAGTGCTCGAGCAGAAGCTAGTGTAAAAACTCTCAAAAAATTGCGTTTGCTATATTCTCGCCAGCAAAGAGAGCCCTACAAACAGTATGAAGCTGTTGTCACCCGTGTAAAAAGTTTTGGAATAATCTTTGAGGTTCTAGATGTAATGCTTGAAAGCTCTTTACATGTATCCGAGCTTAATGGAGATTACTATGTCTATGATGAAGGCAATTTAGCTTTAAAAGGACGTCATACCCATCAAACTTTTGTAGCAGGAGACAAAATCACTATTATGCTCAAAAAGGTTGATTTTATTACCTTAGAAAGCTCCTGGACACTTGTCCCTGAGGCAAAATCTAATCCACTAAAATCAAAGAAAATGATGAAACCCCTACCTTCTCGTCCTGTTTCTAAACCTAGGCTAAAAGATTTTCTATATACCGCCTCAAAAAGAAAAAGCTCAAAAATTTCCCCAGGCAAGAAAAAGTTAAGAAAATAA